The Planococcus versutus genome contains a region encoding:
- the lysA gene encoding diaminopimelate decarboxylase: MYLYGTQTINEQGHLIIGGADSVELAKTYGTPLFVYDIQLFRERAKAFQQTFEQAEIGYQVAYASKAFSTVAIYQVAAEENLSLDVVSAGELYTAVQAGFPVEKIHFHGNNKSIEELQMAFEVGIGCIVVDNFHEIELVKKLAEQLEQPMNILLRVTPGIEAHTHDYITTGQEDSKFGFDLKNGQADRAFQQTYTHDYLKVMGLHCHIGSQIFDTGAFQLAAEKLIQKMAGWKKEVGYVCTVLNLGGGFGIRYTREDKPLEPAVYVEQMIETVKQATKISGYPIPEIWIEPGRSLIGDAGTTLYTIGSIKEIPDTKKYAAVDGGMSDNIRPALYGAKYSSLVANKANAEVTEQYTIAGKCCESGDKLIEHAELTAVEAGDLLSVFCTGAYGYSMASNYNRIARPAVIFVEDGVPQLVVKRETNEDLVKQDLPYSRKAVKK, from the coding sequence ATGTATTTATACGGTACACAAACGATTAATGAACAAGGTCATTTGATCATTGGAGGAGCTGACTCAGTAGAGCTAGCTAAAACATACGGGACACCTCTTTTTGTTTACGATATCCAATTGTTTCGAGAACGTGCGAAAGCTTTTCAGCAAACGTTCGAACAAGCTGAAATTGGCTACCAAGTTGCTTATGCAAGTAAAGCTTTTTCAACTGTTGCTATTTATCAAGTCGCAGCAGAAGAAAACTTGTCATTAGATGTGGTTTCGGCTGGAGAACTTTATACGGCTGTTCAAGCAGGATTTCCTGTTGAAAAAATCCATTTTCATGGCAACAACAAAAGTATAGAAGAGTTGCAGATGGCGTTCGAAGTAGGAATTGGCTGTATTGTTGTAGATAATTTTCATGAAATTGAGTTAGTAAAGAAACTTGCTGAGCAACTAGAACAACCAATGAATATTCTATTGCGAGTAACTCCTGGTATTGAAGCTCACACACACGATTACATTACGACGGGTCAAGAAGATTCTAAATTTGGCTTTGATTTGAAAAATGGTCAAGCAGATCGCGCATTTCAACAAACATATACCCATGATTATTTAAAAGTAATGGGTCTGCACTGTCATATTGGTTCACAAATTTTCGATACTGGTGCATTTCAACTAGCTGCTGAAAAACTTATACAAAAAATGGCTGGATGGAAAAAAGAAGTCGGATATGTATGCACAGTACTAAATCTTGGTGGTGGATTTGGTATTCGTTATACAAGAGAAGACAAACCGCTTGAGCCTGCGGTTTATGTTGAGCAAATGATTGAAACCGTCAAACAAGCAACAAAAATTTCCGGATATCCCATTCCTGAAATTTGGATTGAACCAGGTCGCTCGTTAATAGGCGACGCCGGCACGACGCTTTATACTATTGGATCAATAAAAGAAATTCCAGATACGAAAAAGTATGCAGCCGTTGATGGAGGCATGTCGGATAATATTCGACCAGCCCTGTATGGTGCTAAATATAGTTCGCTTGTTGCCAATAAAGCAAATGCTGAAGTGACTGAACAATACACAATTGCTGGCAAATGCTGTGAGTCTGGCGATAAGCTGATTGAACACGCAGAATTAACTGCTGTTGAAGCTGGCGACTTATTAAGTGTTTTCTGTACAGGAGCATACGGCTATTCAATGGCCAGCAACTATAACCGAATTGCACGACCAGCAGTTATTTTTGTTGAAGATGGTGTGCCTCAGCTAGTTGTGAAACGTGAAACCAATGAAGATTTAGTCAAGCAAGATTTACCCTATTCACGAAAGGCTGTTAAAAAATGA
- a CDS encoding pseudouridine synthase: MERLQKVLAHAGVASRRKSEQLILDGKVRVNGKTIKELGVKVTNSDKIEVEGVQLEKEQKVYHLLYKPRGVISAVSDDKNRKVVTDFFEGIDKRIYPVGRLDYDTSGLLIMTNDGEFANMLTHPKFEIDKTYVARLKGIPEKEDLRKLERGIKLEDGMTAPARVKLLSGDKKTGKAIVQITIHEGRNRQVRRMFEAIGYPVQKLSREQFAFLTLHGLNAGESRELSAHEIKLLRVLAETGKRV; encoded by the coding sequence ATGGAAAGATTACAGAAAGTACTTGCGCATGCAGGCGTAGCGTCAAGACGTAAATCAGAGCAATTGATTTTGGACGGAAAAGTAAGAGTTAACGGAAAAACAATTAAAGAACTGGGAGTAAAGGTAACAAACTCCGATAAAATCGAAGTAGAAGGCGTTCAGCTTGAAAAAGAACAGAAAGTCTATCACTTATTATACAAACCACGCGGCGTTATTTCAGCTGTTTCTGATGATAAAAACCGAAAAGTTGTAACAGATTTTTTTGAAGGTATAGATAAACGAATTTATCCAGTTGGTCGCCTAGATTACGATACATCTGGTTTGTTAATCATGACAAATGATGGTGAATTCGCCAACATGTTGACACATCCAAAATTCGAAATTGATAAAACGTATGTCGCGCGTTTAAAAGGCATTCCAGAAAAAGAGGATTTAAGAAAGTTAGAGCGTGGCATCAAATTAGAAGATGGCATGACAGCACCTGCTAGAGTAAAGCTTTTGTCAGGCGATAAAAAGACAGGGAAAGCGATTGTTCAAATTACGATTCACGAAGGAAGAAATCGTCAAGTTAGAAGAATGTTTGAAGCCATCGGGTATCCCGTTCAAAAACTGAGCCGTGAGCAATTTGCATTTTTAACATTACATGGATTAAATGCAGGTGAATCGCGTGAGCTTTCTGCCCACGAAATAAAATTATTGCGTGTGCTAGCTGAAACGGGCAAGCGCGTTTAA
- a CDS encoding segregation/condensation protein A, translated as MSYEVKVEAFEGPLDLLLHLIHRLEIDIYDIPVSQITTQYMEHIRAMQVLELNEASEYLVMAATLLAIKSKTLLPVHEGELEEVAYEFDEQDPREELVSRLLEYRKFKKASDSLRKLETNRSAIFTKTPMNLTEMQSTMIFEDVDLNANAYDMLAAFQKMLRRKQLKIPLSARVARQEISIKQQMIGIVEQLRLSRDPIWFSDLFSSNDKSVLVVSFLSILELMKRQVIAVEQQKNFTDLMIKLRKDKWEYEDDSFE; from the coding sequence ATGTCATACGAAGTGAAAGTAGAGGCTTTTGAAGGTCCTCTTGATTTATTATTGCATTTAATCCACCGTTTGGAAATTGATATTTACGATATTCCTGTTTCTCAGATTACTACACAGTATATGGAACACATACGAGCGATGCAAGTCTTGGAGCTAAACGAAGCAAGTGAGTACCTCGTAATGGCCGCGACCTTATTAGCAATTAAGAGTAAAACGCTCTTACCTGTTCATGAAGGAGAACTGGAAGAAGTAGCATATGAATTCGACGAACAAGACCCACGAGAAGAATTGGTATCACGCCTGTTGGAATATCGAAAATTTAAGAAAGCTTCTGATAGTTTAAGAAAACTAGAAACAAATCGTTCTGCAATTTTTACAAAAACACCCATGAATTTAACTGAAATGCAGTCGACAATGATTTTCGAAGATGTTGACCTTAATGCGAATGCTTACGATATGCTTGCTGCTTTTCAAAAAATGCTTCGTCGAAAGCAATTGAAAATACCATTATCAGCGCGTGTTGCAAGACAAGAAATTTCGATTAAGCAACAAATGATAGGTATTGTTGAGCAGTTGAGGTTGTCAAGAGATCCTATTTGGTTTAGTGACTTATTTTCATCGAACGATAAAAGTGTTTTAGTAGTATCATTTTTATCAATACTAGAATTAATGAAACGTCAAGTCATAGCGGTAGAACAACAAAAGAACTTTACAGATTTAATGATAAAACTCAGAAAGGACAAGTGGGAATATGAAGATGACTCTTTCGAGTAA
- the resA gene encoding thiol-disulfide oxidoreductase ResA, protein MDKQPKVKNNNKKRKRALMRTTILAILIAAIGYTVYNSATAKDVTVLEVGDKAPDFSLVDLEGNSHKLSDYKGQGVFLNFWGTWCKPCAKEMPAMDRQYQAFSDEGVQVLAVNIAQSDFEVQSFADQYGLSFPIVIDKTKSVMTAYNIRPLPTTILVNSEGEIQRVITGEMTEQDIEGFMEEIKPD, encoded by the coding sequence TTGGACAAACAGCCAAAAGTAAAAAATAATAACAAGAAACGAAAAAGAGCTTTGATGAGAACAACCATCCTAGCAATTTTAATAGCTGCCATTGGCTATACGGTTTATAATAGCGCGACAGCAAAAGATGTGACAGTGTTAGAAGTTGGGGATAAGGCACCTGATTTTTCATTGGTCGACTTAGAAGGCAATAGCCATAAGTTATCAGATTACAAAGGACAAGGCGTCTTTTTAAATTTTTGGGGAACATGGTGTAAACCGTGTGCAAAAGAAATGCCCGCTATGGATCGGCAATATCAAGCTTTTTCAGATGAAGGTGTTCAAGTACTTGCGGTAAACATCGCCCAGTCGGATTTTGAAGTTCAATCTTTTGCAGATCAATATGGACTGTCTTTTCCAATAGTAATTGATAAAACAAAAAGTGTAATGACTGCTTATAATATAAGACCATTGCCAACGACAATACTGGTCAATTCAGAAGGTGAAATTCAACGTGTTATTACAGGTGAAATGACTGAACAGGATATTGAAGGGTTTATGGAAGAAATCAAACCTGATTAA
- the ccsB gene encoding c-type cytochrome biogenesis protein CcsB gives MTLADISSNLLYVAFIAYLIATFVFGGAVKGNKEGTFKSEKRWGNVAIIITLVGFAANLGYFFTRWGATGHAPLSNMFEFTTAFGMTLVGGFIILYFLYKTPVLGMIVLPVALLIIAFASMFPSEVSPLIPALQTNWLAIHVSTVVIAEGILAISAAAGLIYLLKVVDPTKKSKQRFWLEAIMYSLVLVAGFVLASSFFSLTGYEAEFTYVDKEGAEAAITYAMPPIFGMNEYVALTEDALTPLVETPAIVHAGKLTTVVWSILVGTILYWLIRLVSRKRIAAILKPFVKNVNLQLMDEIGYRAVIIGFPVFTLGALIFAMIWAQIAWSRFWGWDPKEVWALITWLFYAAYLHLRLGKGWQGEKSAWLAVVGFVIIMFNLVAVNLIIAGLHSYA, from the coding sequence ATGACATTAGCCGATATTAGTTCAAACTTATTATACGTAGCCTTTATCGCTTATCTAATTGCGACATTTGTTTTTGGTGGAGCAGTTAAAGGCAATAAAGAAGGAACATTTAAGTCAGAAAAACGATGGGGCAATGTTGCGATTATCATCACCCTTGTCGGTTTTGCTGCAAACCTTGGCTATTTCTTCACGCGATGGGGAGCAACTGGCCATGCACCACTTAGCAATATGTTCGAATTTACCACTGCTTTTGGAATGACTTTAGTTGGTGGATTTATTATTTTGTATTTCTTATACAAAACGCCAGTTCTCGGCATGATTGTATTGCCTGTGGCTTTGTTGATCATCGCTTTTGCTAGCATGTTCCCGAGTGAAGTTAGTCCGCTTATTCCAGCTCTTCAAACAAACTGGTTGGCAATCCATGTCAGTACAGTTGTTATTGCAGAAGGTATTCTGGCCATTAGTGCTGCAGCTGGTTTAATTTATTTACTAAAAGTTGTAGATCCTACGAAAAAATCTAAACAACGTTTTTGGTTAGAAGCGATCATGTATTCTTTAGTACTAGTTGCTGGTTTTGTATTAGCAAGCTCGTTCTTCTCACTGACAGGCTATGAAGCCGAATTTACTTATGTAGATAAAGAAGGTGCAGAAGCTGCAATCACATATGCAATGCCTCCAATTTTTGGGATGAATGAATATGTTGCGTTAACAGAAGATGCACTGACACCACTTGTTGAAACACCTGCGATAGTTCATGCTGGAAAGTTAACGACAGTTGTTTGGTCTATTTTAGTTGGGACTATTCTTTATTGGTTGATTCGCTTAGTTTCAAGAAAGCGCATTGCGGCTATTTTGAAGCCTTTTGTTAAAAACGTAAACTTGCAATTGATGGACGAAATCGGTTATCGTGCTGTTATTATTGGATTCCCTGTATTTACATTGGGTGCATTAATTTTCGCGATGATTTGGGCACAAATTGCTTGGTCTCGCTTCTGGGGCTGGGACCCGAAAGAAGTATGGGCACTGATCACATGGTTATTCTATGCAGCATACTTGCACTTGCGTTTAGGCAAAGGCTGGCAAGGCGAGAAATCTGCGTGGCTCGCCGTAGTTGGTTTTGTCATCATTATGTTCAACTTGGTAGCTGTAAACTTAATAATCGCCGGGTTGCATTCTTACGCATAA
- a CDS encoding GNAT family N-acetyltransferase has protein sequence MLYRYKKSFEKIAMGLMSFMPRERELKKLQQTMHIYEENPDWQLFLWKKEDDFVGLLGIKVDVTSYTIHHISVNPSHRGEGIGHEMIVKIQQIMQDREMIATEETAAFLRKCPLKKGDL, from the coding sequence ATGTTGTATAGATATAAGAAATCATTCGAAAAAATAGCTATGGGGTTAATGTCGTTCATGCCAAGAGAACGAGAGTTAAAAAAACTTCAGCAAACCATGCATATTTATGAAGAAAATCCAGATTGGCAACTTTTTTTGTGGAAAAAAGAAGATGATTTTGTAGGCTTGCTAGGAATCAAAGTAGACGTGACATCTTATACAATCCATCACATATCTGTAAATCCGTCGCATCGTGGTGAAGGTATAGGTCATGAAATGATTGTTAAAATTCAGCAAATTATGCAGGATCGAGAAATGATTGCAACAGAAGAAACAGCAGCGTTTCTAAGAAAGTGTCCATTAAAAAAAGGCGACCTTTAG
- a CDS encoding ATP-binding protein, with amino-acid sequence MNRIWNSVVGKLWITILLLVSFVLFIVTVLLLEFLGNYHSQTVEEALNSEANMIGNIFNDHQQVSISLDIIEDIIGPETNAVIAEKPYDSSYYLHDGINGSKTREKILNEPAFQKVFETNETVMKEILLPSLTEQNRLESYIVLASPLKTGEEEHGVVFIYQSLEVMDRTAERTTNIVFLSAFIALLLTTFFAFFLSSRITSPLRKMREGAFELAKGNFDTKVKATSSDEIGQLAIAFNQMGRQLKHHVEVINQEKEQLSSILTSMADAVITFNQDKTILLSNPPAEKLLQQWMFKNGSTKAQPLPPEMLHMLDHVLGFEEELEEELEIEGAYYAINFSPLYSGESIRGAVAVLHNMTEQHRLEKLREDFIANVSHELRTPIAMLQGYSEAILDDVGATEEERREMTRIIYEESQRMGRLVTDLLNLARMESGYMRLYKEIVQLNSAIERMTLKFTQIAKENEVYLSFETKLDDWATSEMDEDRIEQVMTNLIDNAIRHTPENGKVVVRVEQQQEYAKISINDTGVGISKEDLEFVFERFYKANKARTLGKGGTGLGLAIASNIIQAHEGKIHAESLEGQGTSFAFYLPLKNM; translated from the coding sequence ATGAATAGAATATGGAATAGTGTCGTCGGGAAGCTGTGGATTACGATCCTGCTTCTCGTTTCCTTTGTTCTTTTTATTGTGACCGTTCTTCTTTTGGAGTTTCTTGGAAACTATCATAGTCAAACAGTGGAAGAAGCGTTAAACAGTGAAGCAAACATGATTGGCAATATATTCAATGACCATCAACAAGTATCGATTTCCTTAGATATTATTGAAGATATCATTGGACCTGAAACCAATGCAGTAATCGCTGAAAAACCCTATGATAGCAGCTATTATCTTCACGATGGAATAAATGGGTCAAAAACAAGAGAAAAAATATTGAATGAGCCAGCATTTCAAAAAGTATTTGAAACCAATGAAACTGTTATGAAAGAAATCCTGCTGCCATCACTAACAGAACAAAATCGTTTAGAATCGTATATTGTTTTGGCGAGCCCGCTAAAAACTGGAGAAGAAGAACACGGTGTTGTCTTTATTTATCAATCCTTAGAAGTTATGGACCGCACTGCGGAACGAACAACTAATATTGTTTTTTTATCTGCATTTATCGCATTATTATTAACGACATTTTTTGCTTTCTTTTTATCATCACGAATTACATCGCCTCTTCGAAAAATGCGTGAAGGTGCGTTCGAGCTTGCTAAAGGCAATTTTGACACTAAAGTGAAAGCGACTTCAAGTGACGAAATCGGTCAATTAGCGATTGCTTTTAATCAAATGGGTCGACAGCTCAAACACCATGTTGAAGTAATCAATCAAGAGAAAGAGCAATTATCAAGTATTCTAACATCAATGGCAGATGCTGTTATTACATTTAATCAAGACAAAACTATATTATTAAGTAATCCACCTGCAGAAAAGCTATTGCAACAATGGATGTTTAAAAATGGTTCAACAAAAGCACAACCATTGCCACCAGAAATGCTTCACATGTTGGATCACGTGCTCGGGTTTGAAGAAGAACTTGAAGAAGAATTAGAAATTGAAGGGGCATATTATGCTATCAATTTTAGTCCTCTATATAGCGGAGAATCAATTCGTGGAGCCGTTGCAGTGTTGCATAACATGACCGAACAACATCGCTTAGAAAAGCTTAGAGAAGACTTTATAGCGAATGTTTCTCATGAGTTAAGAACTCCAATTGCGATGCTTCAAGGTTATAGTGAAGCCATTCTAGATGATGTTGGAGCGACAGAAGAAGAGCGACGTGAAATGACGAGAATCATCTATGAAGAATCACAACGAATGGGTCGTTTAGTTACAGATTTATTGAATCTTGCACGGATGGAATCGGGCTATATGAGACTGTATAAAGAAATAGTTCAATTAAATAGTGCTATTGAACGTATGACTCTTAAGTTTACTCAAATCGCAAAAGAAAACGAAGTCTACTTATCGTTTGAAACAAAACTCGATGATTGGGCAACTAGCGAAATGGATGAAGACCGAATTGAACAAGTGATGACAAATCTCATCGATAACGCTATTCGTCACACGCCAGAAAACGGAAAAGTAGTGGTTCGTGTTGAACAGCAGCAAGAATACGCTAAAATTTCAATTAATGACACCGGAGTCGGTATTTCCAAAGAAGATTTAGAATTTGTTTTTGAACGTTTTTATAAAGCGAACAAAGCAAGAACGCTTGGCAAAGGTGGAACAGGTCTTGGTTTAGCAATTGCTAGTAATATTATTCAAGCTCATGAAGGTAAAATACACGCAGAAAGCCTTGAAGGACAAGGAACTTCTTT
- a CDS encoding DUF309 domain-containing protein, whose translation MHPLHHPLFIQYVVNFNYEKDFFECHEVGEDYWKSVAPKDKMHPLTGWIQLAVGMYHWRRSNYQGALRSFIRAKVKLADGGIWVEGVDHEKLISMLSDSIKAVTERQPFWNQDIPITNEQLKSAIKCYRSENPPTQQDAYFLMHKHRLRDRSSIISLREQKKRRNL comes from the coding sequence ATGCATCCACTTCATCATCCACTGTTTATTCAGTATGTTGTTAATTTTAATTATGAAAAAGATTTTTTTGAATGCCATGAAGTCGGCGAAGATTACTGGAAATCTGTTGCACCTAAAGATAAAATGCATCCTTTAACCGGTTGGATCCAATTGGCTGTTGGAATGTACCATTGGCGAAGAAGCAATTATCAAGGTGCATTACGATCGTTTATACGTGCTAAAGTAAAACTCGCAGACGGTGGTATTTGGGTTGAGGGAGTTGACCATGAGAAACTTATTAGTATGTTGAGCGATTCGATTAAAGCTGTCACAGAACGTCAACCTTTTTGGAATCAAGATATCCCGATTACCAATGAACAACTGAAATCGGCAATCAAGTGCTACCGTTCTGAAAATCCACCAACACAACAAGACGCTTATTTTCTCATGCACAAACACAGACTTCGTGATCGATCTTCGATTATTAGTTTACGTGAACAAAAAAAAAGGCGGAACCTTTAA
- a CDS encoding response regulator transcription factor — MSEEITILVVDDEERIRRLLKMYLEREGYLVEEAENGVQALEMALEKDYHCILLDLMMPEKDGVAVATELRETKMTPIIMLTAKGEEANRVEGFESGADDYIVKPFSPREVVLRVKAILRRSSAYSPISNSTASKDLVVFPHLTIDHDAHRVTADNVEVNLTPKEYELLYFLAKAPDKVFDREHLLKEVWHYDFFGDLRTVDTHVKRLREKLNRVSEPAAKMIVTVWGVGYKFEVGNE; from the coding sequence ATGTCTGAAGAAATTACGATTTTGGTTGTAGATGACGAAGAAAGAATTCGGCGATTGTTGAAAATGTATTTAGAACGTGAAGGCTATTTAGTAGAAGAAGCTGAAAATGGCGTTCAAGCGTTAGAGATGGCATTGGAAAAAGACTATCATTGTATTTTGCTTGACTTAATGATGCCTGAAAAAGATGGTGTTGCAGTTGCAACAGAACTTCGTGAAACAAAAATGACGCCGATTATTATGCTAACAGCCAAGGGAGAAGAAGCTAATCGAGTCGAAGGTTTTGAATCTGGAGCAGATGATTATATTGTTAAACCATTTAGTCCAAGAGAAGTAGTGCTTCGCGTCAAAGCAATTTTAAGACGTTCATCTGCTTATTCGCCAATTTCGAATTCAACAGCTTCGAAAGACTTGGTTGTTTTCCCACACTTGACAATTGATCATGATGCACATCGTGTGACAGCAGATAATGTAGAAGTGAATTTGACACCAAAAGAATATGAATTGCTATACTTTTTAGCAAAAGCTCCTGATAAAGTGTTCGATCGTGAGCATTTACTAAAAGAAGTGTGGCATTATGACTTTTTTGGAGATTTAAGAACAGTGGATACGCATGTAAAGCGCTTACGCGAAAAGCTCAATCGCGTTTCAGAACCAGCTGCGAAAATGATTGTGACGGTATGGGGCGTAGGTTATAAATTTGAGGTAGGGAATGAATAG
- the scpB gene encoding SMC-Scp complex subunit ScpB, protein MKMTLSSKIEALLFVAGDDGLTFKQLQFLTESETEELQSAINELSERYTFSISGIELRELAGIFQLVTKQEVAEIIQKLVDNPPVQALSQASLEVLAIIAYKQPITRIEVEDMRGVKSEKALQTLSAKGLVQELGRVEGTGRAILYGTTNEFLNYFGLKNLDELPFLPEEEKADSDEDADLFMTNFQQTFKEELKV, encoded by the coding sequence ATGAAGATGACTCTTTCGAGTAAAATAGAAGCACTTCTTTTTGTAGCCGGAGATGATGGGTTAACATTCAAGCAGCTACAATTTTTAACGGAATCCGAAACAGAAGAACTCCAATCAGCAATTAACGAATTAAGTGAACGATATACTTTTTCTATAAGTGGAATTGAATTGAGAGAATTAGCTGGGATTTTTCAATTAGTGACAAAACAAGAAGTTGCTGAAATCATTCAAAAACTAGTAGACAATCCGCCTGTACAGGCTTTGTCGCAAGCTTCTTTGGAGGTATTGGCGATCATCGCTTACAAGCAGCCAATTACACGAATCGAAGTGGAAGATATGCGCGGAGTCAAAAGCGAGAAAGCTCTTCAAACGCTATCAGCTAAAGGACTAGTTCAAGAACTTGGTCGTGTAGAAGGGACAGGTAGAGCGATATTATATGGAACGACAAACGAATTTTTAAACTATTTTGGGTTGAAGAATTTAGATGAACTTCCTTTCTTACCAGAAGAAGAAAAGGCAGATTCAGACGAAGATGCAGATTTATTTATGACTAATTTTCAGCAAACCTTTAAAGAAGAACTAAAAGTATAA
- a CDS encoding cytochrome c biogenesis protein ResB, with translation MENLQCQCGHTNPPGTKLCESCGRSLTEKEQNSKLVDMRYEGTARRSQTYNKSIIDKVWNFFSSVKVGVSIIVILLVAAAIGTILPQQAFVPANTEATIKDYYADTYGIIGKIYHGLGFHDLYSSFWFIILVGMLAISLIIASLDRFVPLYKSLKNQRVLRHPSFMEKQRIYAEGPGTEDTLKKAEKKLTELKYKVRTDKNGLLAEKGRFARWGPYVNHIGLIIFLFGVMLRMMPGFYIDESLWIREGETRAIPEVPGYYLESENFELENYSGEGGEQIFGEALDRVGTVAKNYQTDIVLYQKTEDALPGAEDGREVVKEFPIRVNQPLKFDGYAIYQMDFRLDELKAMTFALTNKKTEESLGELTIDLINPAKKYELEGGSSVELLGYYPDFSGFEEGEPQTATPLPNNPGFLVKLFTPETPEGETSFITIQNTIEPLGENDFKLTFQKADTRDVSGLTVRKDSTLPILGLGGLIFMIGVAQGMYFNHRRFWIQQKTDGTILLAGHTSKNWFGLKKDLDKVIEYAELPAYTDQQDEIDKQEKAEKEGEVLL, from the coding sequence ATGGAAAACTTGCAATGCCAATGCGGTCACACAAATCCGCCCGGCACAAAACTCTGTGAGTCATGCGGGCGGTCTTTGACTGAAAAAGAACAAAATAGCAAACTAGTCGATATGCGTTACGAAGGAACAGCTAGACGTTCTCAAACTTATAACAAATCCATCATTGATAAAGTATGGAATTTTTTCTCGAGTGTTAAAGTGGGCGTTAGTATTATCGTTATTTTGTTAGTAGCTGCAGCAATCGGAACCATCTTGCCTCAGCAAGCTTTTGTTCCAGCAAATACAGAAGCGACGATTAAAGATTATTACGCTGATACTTACGGCATCATTGGAAAAATTTATCACGGACTTGGCTTTCATGATTTATACAGTTCATTTTGGTTTATCATTCTAGTTGGAATGTTAGCAATTTCCTTGATTATCGCCAGTCTCGATCGGTTTGTACCTCTTTATAAATCACTGAAAAATCAACGCGTGCTTCGCCATCCAAGCTTTATGGAAAAACAGCGTATTTATGCTGAAGGGCCAGGAACAGAAGACACGTTGAAAAAAGCAGAAAAAAAATTAACAGAACTAAAGTATAAAGTTCGTACAGACAAAAATGGATTATTGGCTGAAAAAGGTCGCTTTGCTAGATGGGGGCCTTATGTCAATCACATCGGACTTATCATCTTTTTGTTTGGTGTAATGTTGCGCATGATGCCTGGATTCTATATTGATGAAAGTCTTTGGATTCGTGAAGGTGAAACAAGAGCCATTCCAGAAGTGCCAGGCTATTACCTTGAAAGTGAAAACTTCGAACTTGAAAATTATTCAGGTGAAGGTGGCGAACAAATCTTTGGAGAAGCGTTGGATCGTGTGGGGACAGTCGCTAAAAACTACCAAACAGATATCGTCTTGTATCAGAAAACAGAAGACGCATTGCCAGGAGCAGAAGATGGACGCGAAGTTGTGAAAGAATTTCCGATTCGTGTCAATCAGCCGCTGAAATTTGATGGCTATGCGATCTATCAAATGGATTTTCGTTTAGATGAACTAAAAGCCATGACTTTTGCATTAACCAACAAAAAAACAGAAGAATCACTAGGTGAATTGACCATTGATTTAATCAATCCAGCCAAAAAATATGAACTTGAAGGCGGTTCTTCTGTAGAATTACTTGGTTATTATCCAGACTTTTCAGGATTTGAGGAAGGCGAACCACAAACAGCCACACCGTTACCAAATAATCCTGGCTTTTTAGTAAAACTATTTACTCCTGAAACACCAGAAGGAGAAACGAGTTTTATTACAATTCAAAATACGATTGAGCCTCTAGGTGAAAATGATTTCAAACTAACCTTCCAAAAAGCTGATACACGTGATGTCTCAGGTTTAACGGTTCGTAAAGATAGCACGTTACCGATTCTTGGTCTTGGTGGTTTAATCTTTATGATTGGTGTAGCACAAGGGATGTATTTTAATCACCGCAGATTCTGGATTCAACAAAAAACTGATGGCACAATTTTATTAGCCGGTCATACCAGTAAAAACTGGTTTGGTTTGAAAAAAGATCTCGATAAAGTTATTGAATATGCCGAATTACCAGCCTACACAGATCAACAAGATGAAATCGATAAACAAGAAAAAGCGGAAAAGGAAGGTGAAGTATTGTTATGA